One Bacteroidota bacterium DNA window includes the following coding sequences:
- a CDS encoding peptidase M14 encodes MKTIYKTLACAFVVVIITTVVSPVSYGQKYASDPQFKVKLDFNRWHDVNELWDDMKRLEKAFPTFLKLGSVGKSYKGQEIMYMTINNPETGPELSKAAMYIDANIHGNEIQGSEICLYTIWYLMENYGRIDKITQLVDERVFYIFPSVNPDGRQYFMEGDGGGARSGHVPVDADNDGLYDEDGPNDLNGNGVIEQIRVYVPGKGNMRISTRDNRIMEPVGFGETGDYIILGLEGIDDDGDGLVNEDGPGGYDPNRNWAVDWQPNYVQGGAMEFPFQLPEANAINKFLMAHPNIAGVQAYHNSGGMILRGPGAEALGEYPASDVKFYDELGKNGERMLPFYRYIVIWSGLYTVHGGFIDWTSDGLGIISFSNELWSGRQYYTSEELQKQTLDPNSPISGQGGDLFFDDYLEFRDEYVDWKEFDHPDYGKVEMGGRWKKTRGRIPPRFMNEELAHRNMAFTLYQADEMPMMNMGDYKVEKIGSDVYKVRIEFSNPKVAPTITAKAAQNNVVRPDLLTLEGNVDIISASWINDAKTFDYLNPITQEIDQHDLKRIMIRNGHPGKTSRTIQYLVKGSGKVTVKYDSVKGGTISTSFEVK; translated from the coding sequence GTGAAAACTATATATAAAACCTTAGCTTGTGCATTTGTCGTTGTGATAATAACGACAGTTGTTTCACCTGTGTCCTATGGTCAGAAATATGCCTCAGATCCCCAATTCAAGGTAAAGCTTGATTTTAACCGCTGGCATGACGTGAATGAATTGTGGGATGACATGAAAAGGCTTGAAAAGGCTTTTCCAACATTTCTTAAATTGGGATCCGTTGGAAAATCCTATAAAGGACAGGAAATAATGTATATGACAATTAACAATCCTGAAACCGGCCCTGAACTGAGTAAAGCGGCAATGTATATTGATGCCAATATTCACGGTAATGAAATACAAGGAAGTGAAATTTGTTTGTATACGATCTGGTATCTGATGGAGAATTATGGAAGGATAGATAAAATAACACAGCTTGTCGATGAAAGAGTATTTTATATTTTTCCTTCGGTTAATCCCGATGGTCGTCAGTACTTTATGGAAGGTGACGGAGGAGGAGCCCGATCCGGTCATGTTCCGGTAGACGCTGATAATGATGGTCTTTATGATGAAGACGGGCCAAACGACCTTAACGGTAACGGAGTAATTGAACAAATAAGAGTGTATGTTCCCGGAAAAGGGAATATGCGAATCAGTACAAGGGATAATAGAATTATGGAACCGGTAGGTTTTGGAGAAACTGGTGATTATATCATTCTTGGATTAGAAGGAATTGATGATGATGGGGATGGTTTGGTTAATGAAGATGGACCCGGAGGTTATGATCCGAACAGAAACTGGGCAGTCGATTGGCAGCCTAATTATGTACAGGGCGGTGCTATGGAATTCCCATTTCAATTACCTGAAGCAAATGCGATAAATAAATTCTTAATGGCTCATCCAAATATTGCCGGAGTGCAGGCTTATCATAATTCCGGTGGAATGATATTGCGTGGACCGGGTGCTGAAGCATTGGGAGAGTATCCGGCTTCTGATGTCAAATTTTATGATGAACTTGGAAAGAATGGAGAGCGGATGTTACCATTTTACCGCTATATAGTTATTTGGAGCGGATTATATACTGTTCATGGTGGTTTTATTGACTGGACCAGTGACGGACTGGGTATTATCTCCTTCTCAAATGAACTATGGAGTGGAAGACAATATTATACAAGTGAAGAATTACAGAAGCAAACACTGGATCCTAACAGCCCAATCTCAGGGCAAGGAGGTGATTTGTTTTTTGATGATTATCTTGAATTTAGGGATGAGTATGTTGACTGGAAAGAATTTGATCATCCTGATTATGGAAAAGTTGAGATGGGAGGTCGCTGGAAAAAAACAAGAGGAAGGATTCCTCCAAGGTTTATGAACGAAGAACTTGCTCATAGGAATATGGCGTTTACGCTTTATCAGGCAGATGAAATGCCAATGATGAATATGGGTGACTATAAAGTGGAGAAGATAGGAAGTGATGTTTACAAGGTTAGGATTGAGTTTAGCAACCCGAAAGTGGCTCCTACTATTACTGCAAAAGCGGCACAGAATAATGTTGTGAGGCCAGACCTGCTTACTCTTGAAGGTAATGTTGATATTATTTCTGCCAGTTGGATCAATGATGCAAAAACATTTGATTATCTGAATCCAATCACACAGGAAATTGATCAGCATGATTTGAAACGGATTATGATCAGAAATGGTCATCCGGGAAAAACAAGCCGAACCATTCAATATTTAGTGAAGGGTTCAGGGAAAGTTACTGTTAAATACGATTCAGTAAAAGGCGGTACAATAAGTACTTCCTTTGAGGTGAAATGA